GAAAGCTAAATTACACCTTCGATATTACACTGGGTGCAAATTTAAGATTCAATACTTTTGCAATGATATCCTTTGGTTATAAATTTCATCATATTTCGAACGCCGAAACAGGCAACGAAAATCCGGGGCTGGACTCTAACTTTTTGTTTTTAAAATTTTCAATTCAATAGAATCAACATGTCGCTGAAAGCAATCATCAAAACTAGCAAAGGAACTATAAACGTTAATCTATTTTCGGAGAGGGCTCCAAGAACGGTGGCTAATTTCGTGAATCTTGCCTCCCGTGGTTTTTATGACAACCTGAAATTTCATCGGGTGATTAATGACTTTATGATTCAAGGTGGATGCCCCAACGGTGATGGTCGTGGTGGACCGGGATACCGTTTTGAGGATGAGTTTCATGAAGAGCTGATCCATGATGAACCAGGTAAACTCTCCATGGCTAATGCCGGCCCAGATACCAATGGAAGCCAGTTCTTCATCACTCATGTCGCTACCCCTTGGCTGGATGGCAAACATGCTGTTTTTGGTGAAGTTGAATCAGAAGGTGATCAGGATGTAGTTGATGCTATTTCATCCGGAGATAAGATTGAATCGATTGATATTGAGGGCGAATTTGAAGAGTTGCTCAGAAAAATCGATGAAGTGCAGTATTGGAATGAAAGCCTGGACGAACAATTTGAGAATCTGAGGCCGGCCGCCGTTTAATTTCAAAATGCTGTAAACTTTTCGAAAGTCTATTCGTAGTGGTTGCAAAATAATCGCATCAACCTTATCACTATGCAACGACTGTTACTATTTTCCATTTTTTCGTTAGGACTTCTATTCTCTCCAAACTATTCCTCAGCTCAGGATAGCGGTGAATATGACGAGCTCAAATACCGGAAATGGCGAGTCACCCTCTTCCCTCCTTTAAGTACAAACTGGACTAACGCACCGGATTATACGGCTCGTTATTCCATTAATATATTAGGTGGTTATCATGGAGGTTTAGATGGTGGTGAAATCGGCGGGCTCATTAATTACAATAAGTACTATGCCCATGGTTTTCAGGTTGCCGGTTTAGTTAATGCCACAGGAGGTGATATGGCCGGGGTAAACATTGCAGGAGCCTTGAACCTTTCGAGCGATGAAATGTCGGGGATACAGTTTTCAGGCCTTGCCAACATAGCCGGGGAAGATCTTGAAGGTATTCAGGGAGCCGGCGGCTTTAATATAGCCGGTGGCAATTCCAGTGGATTGCAGTTTGCCGGTTTAGGGAATATTGCCAAAGGTGATATTGAAGGCTTGCAAGGCGCAGGAGGCATAAATGCAGCCTGGGGTGATATTTCCGGGTTACAGGCAGCAGGAATTGCCAATATAGCCCGGGAAGATGTGGAAGGACTTCAGGCAGCCGGGTTTATGAACTTTGCCGGATCCGATATTTCCGGCTTGCAAGCATCAGGAGCAGCCAATATTGCTCTGGGTGATATTGAAGGGCTTATGGCTACCGGAGGGGTTAACATTGCCAAAGAAAATGCCAGTGGTTTATTCGCCGCCGGGTTGCTCAACGTAGCCAATAATGTTGAAGGACTTGTTTTCTCAGGTGGAGCCAATATTGCCAAAAACTTAGAAGGGATACAGTTCGCAAGCTTATTGAACTTTTCGGAAACCGCTACCGGAGTTCAAATCGGACTTATAAATCTGGCTAAAGATTTTGAAGGTGTTCCGGTTGGTCTGATCAGCTTGTACGGTAATGGCCGAAAGAATGTGGATGTTCGCTTTTCTGATGGTGGATTCACTGATATCGGATTAACCCTTGGCACCTATCGTGTGTACAACTCCGCCATTTTCGGCTACAATACCCTTTTAGACAGAGATGCTTACCGAGTTGGGCTCGCCATAGGCCTTGAAAAGAACATCAACGATTCCTTCCAAAACTGGAAAGATGAATCCATGTATGTGAATCAAGAATTTGCTTTTACTCATCAGTTTGAGGATGAATGGTCCCGAAAATTAAATATGATCTATTCCTATAAATTTCTGGTAGGCAAGCGATTTGGAAATGGCTTCTCACTCTATGGCGGACCTACTTTCAACGCCCAAATCACCCGTGTAAATGCAGCTGAAGATTATACGTGGTACAGTTTATGGTCACCAGAGTGGAAAGGAAGAGATTACCGGTTCTGGGTTGGATTTACGGCCGGAGTACGTCTATTCAAACAAAAAGCAGTACCCCGCTTCAAAGATGAATTCAATAACTGGGACATTGACTGGTAACTGATTATGGCCGTGAATTTAATTCCGTAAGATTATCCGCTTTCATCAAATCTAAACTAAAAATACGTTCGTACTGTTAAGCAGCTCTAAACAGACAAACTAATTAACTTTGGATTTTATGAAATACGCAGTCTTAATTATAGCGTTCATGGCCATTATCGCTACCGCTCTCCTGTCAATAAATGCTGAAGAACCCCCGGCTAATATTCATCAACATGATTTAGAACAAGCAGGTATTGAGATGGTAGCAGCACGCCAAGACACCATGCCTGAAGAGGATTATCCGTTCAAAAAATCGGAAGCAGAATGGAAAGAAATTTTGACCTCCAAAGAATATCGCATTCTGCGTGAACGCGGCACGGAACTCCCCTATGTAAACGAATATGATGACAACAAAAGGGAAGGAATTTATGTGTGTGGAGGTTGCGGACAAAAGCTGTATAGCTCTGAACATAAGTACGACAGCGGAACAGGCTGGCCAAGTTTTTGGAAACCTCTGGCAGATTCCCTTGTAGGTGAACGAGAAGATAACAGCTTTTTCATGACCCGCACTGAGATTGTATGCTCAAACTGTGGCGGTCATCTTGGTCATGTTTTCGATGACGGGCCACAACCTACCGGTTTAAGGTACTGTATGAATTCTGCGGCTATGGATTTCATCCCAAAAGACGAAATTTCAGCTGATGAATAAAAAGCCGGCTGCGTTGTTGGAAATCTTTGCAACTATTTAGATTATAAGGCGTCTTGAACAGGATGCCTTTTTTATTGGAAAACAAATTTTACAGCATGACATCTAAAGCCACTATTCTACACGAAGCCAGTTTCAGCCCAAAAATCAAAAATTATATTTTGTGGTACGGGGTATTAATTTGCTTCCTTACCGTTGTTATGATCCCCCTTATCCCCATTTGGCTGATTGTCGCATCATTCTATCTGAGTAAGTACTTTGAGCGCCTTGAGTGTGAGCTAACCACCCGCTCCCTCCGATTTAAGAAAGGATATATTTTTCATACCGAGCGAACCATCCCGCTTGATAAAATTCAGGATCTGACCTTCAAAGAAGGTCCTTTGTTGAAATATTTCGGGCTTAGCATTTTGAGGATTGAAACTGCCGGTAGTTCAGCTCAAGCCGGACCGGACCTTTCCCTGATTGGCATAGTTGATGCCTTCGATTTTCGAAGCATGGTTTTGGATCAGCGAGATAAAGTAACGGACACCCAGGGTTCGGGTTCTGCGAATGAAAGCGCCGATTCATCCATCGAGATCCTTAAAGAAATCAGAGATTCTCTGAAACGCATTGAAGGTAAACTACCGCAATAAGTTTTAGGAAGTTGGAATTTTGGTTACCCGCACGTGGTTTTACTTCCAAATAAAACAACACATTCCATTTCGTTTCTATAAGTCTATTTTCAGTGCCATGAATCTCCCCAAAAAGCTCTTTAAAGCATGAAGATATCTGTTATTGGTGCCGGTTTAGGGGGATTGTCAGCCGCTTGTTTACTTGCTGCAAAGGGACATCAGGTCACTATTTTTGAAAAGAATGAGAATACCGGGGGGAAGATGAATATTATCGAGGTTGATGGATATCGGTTTGATACGGGCCCCAGTCTTTTAACCATGCCATTCATCCTTGAGAAGTTGTTTGAAGAGTGCGGAACCGACCTGCATGATTATCTCTCGTTAGAACCCTTAGATCCCATCTGCAGGTATTTTTATCCGGATGGAACTGTTTTCAACAATTATGAAGACAAAGAAGCAACAAAGGATGAAATCATGGCTTTTGCTCCCCAAGATGCAGACTCATATCCGAAGTTCTTAGAATATGCCCGGTCACTTTACCAAAAAACAGCGGATGCATTCATATTCAACCCTTTGTTTGGCTTTAGCGACCTGAAAGAGTTAGACCTCCTGAGTTTCTTTGGCATTGATGCCTTTACAACAGTTAGCAAGCGAGTGGATAGTACCTTTGAATCGCCATACCTAAGAAAATTCTTTAAGCGCTTTACCACATACAATGGTTCTTCCCCTTTCCTTGCTCCGGCAACCCTGAATGTAATTCCACACGTGGAAATAAATCAGGGTGGGTATTATGTGAAGGACGGATTATACAAAGTGGCCGAGGCGTTGACCACATTGGCTGAGGCGCTGGGTGTTGAATTCTTGTTTAATGCTGAAATTACTTCCATTGAAGTTGATCAATCCAAAGCAAAAGGCATTAAGCTACGTACCGGTAAAAATGTTGAGTCTGATTTAGTGATATCAAACAGTGATGCTACAGAAACCATGGCTCACCTTTTGCCGGGTGACTCGATTTCCAATCGAAAGAAAGAAAAAGCAAAATCTATAGAACCCTCCTGCTCCGGTTTTGTGCTGATGCTGGGTACCGACAAAAAATTCGAGCAGCTGGTTCATCATAATATTTTCTTTTCGGAGGACTATAAAAAAGAGTTCAAACAGATTTTTGAAGAGAAAGTGATGCCCGATGATCCAACTATCTATATCGCAAACACATCGTACTCCGATCCACATCACGCCCCCGAGCATGGATCCAACCTCTTTATTCTGATAAATGCTCCGTATCTGTCAGACCACTACAACTGGGATGAACAGGCAATGTCTTATGGAGATAAAGTGATTCGGGAACTAGAGCAGCGAGGACTTGAGCATCTTTCTGAACATATTCAATTCAAAAAAACCATTACCCCGAATGACTTCTACGAAATATACCGGTCAAATAAAGGAAGCATTTACGGGACTTCATCCAACAGTAAGTTCTCTGCCTTTCTTCGCCCCAGAAATAAGTCCCGTGAAATAGAAAAGCTTTATTTTGTGGGCGGCTCCACACACCCCGGTGGCGGGATCCCTTTGGTGGTGCAGTCTGCGTTTAATGCTGTGGAGTTGATTGAACGTTATGAAACTACCTAAGTAAAAGTTACTCTGCCGCTTCCTGTTCAACATCCAGGTTAATCACTTCTACGTTGTGCAGTTTCCCTTCTATAATCTGGAAGCGAATTACGGTTCGTTGTGATTGAAAGCCTTGTTTGCCGGCAGCTCCCGGATTCATGTACAACATTTTATTTAAATCCTGATCGCGGGAAATGCGAAGAATGTGAGAGTGGCCGCACACAAAAAGTTCAGGAGGATTGGTTTCCATTTCCTGACGGATAGGAAGGCAATAACGTCCGGGAATTCCCCCGATGTGCGTCATCCATACTTTCAGTCCCTCCCTCTCAAAACGCTGATGCAATGGATAAACCTGACGAATGTCTTCCCCATCAATGTTTCCATAAACACCAACAACAGGGGCGATTTTTTGAAGTTCCTGAGCTATAGACAGGGTTCCAAAATCTCCGGCGTGCCAGATTTCGTCGCAGTCCTCGAAATACTCGAATACCTGAGGATCGAGGTAATTATGCGTATCTGAAATTAGCCCTATTTTGATCATACTTTTTGTATCATCTTAGTACTCCAACAAAGCGGAACAAGAAACTACATTTTTCAATCTCGTTCCACCAATTTCGAAACAATAGCAAAATTTTATTCATTCATTGAAGAGTTTCAGCATTATTATCGTTACCTGGAATGCCCTTGAGCACCTCAAGAATTATCTGCCATCGGTAACCGAAACAGACTATCCTGAATTTGAAATCATCATTGCCGATAATGCCTCAACCGAT
The nucleotide sequence above comes from Gracilimonas sp.. Encoded proteins:
- a CDS encoding PH domain-containing protein; translation: MTSKATILHEASFSPKIKNYILWYGVLICFLTVVMIPLIPIWLIVASFYLSKYFERLECELTTRSLRFKKGYIFHTERTIPLDKIQDLTFKEGPLLKYFGLSILRIETAGSSAQAGPDLSLIGIVDAFDFRSMVLDQRDKVTDTQGSGSANESADSSIEILKEIRDSLKRIEGKLPQ
- a CDS encoding peptidylprolyl isomerase — encoded protein: MSLKAIIKTSKGTINVNLFSERAPRTVANFVNLASRGFYDNLKFHRVINDFMIQGGCPNGDGRGGPGYRFEDEFHEELIHDEPGKLSMANAGPDTNGSQFFITHVATPWLDGKHAVFGEVESEGDQDVVDAISSGDKIESIDIEGEFEELLRKIDEVQYWNESLDEQFENLRPAAV
- a CDS encoding metallophosphoesterase family protein: MIKIGLISDTHNYLDPQVFEYFEDCDEIWHAGDFGTLSIAQELQKIAPVVGVYGNIDGEDIRQVYPLHQRFEREGLKVWMTHIGGIPGRYCLPIRQEMETNPPELFVCGHSHILRISRDQDLNKMLYMNPGAAGKQGFQSQRTVIRFQIIEGKLHNVEVINLDVEQEAAE
- the crtI gene encoding phytoene desaturase family protein, with amino-acid sequence MKISVIGAGLGGLSAACLLAAKGHQVTIFEKNENTGGKMNIIEVDGYRFDTGPSLLTMPFILEKLFEECGTDLHDYLSLEPLDPICRYFYPDGTVFNNYEDKEATKDEIMAFAPQDADSYPKFLEYARSLYQKTADAFIFNPLFGFSDLKELDLLSFFGIDAFTTVSKRVDSTFESPYLRKFFKRFTTYNGSSPFLAPATLNVIPHVEINQGGYYVKDGLYKVAEALTTLAEALGVEFLFNAEITSIEVDQSKAKGIKLRTGKNVESDLVISNSDATETMAHLLPGDSISNRKKEKAKSIEPSCSGFVLMLGTDKKFEQLVHHNIFFSEDYKKEFKQIFEEKVMPDDPTIYIANTSYSDPHHAPEHGSNLFILINAPYLSDHYNWDEQAMSYGDKVIRELEQRGLEHLSEHIQFKKTITPNDFYEIYRSNKGSIYGTSSNSKFSAFLRPRNKSREIEKLYFVGGSTHPGGGIPLVVQSAFNAVELIERYETT
- the msrB gene encoding peptide-methionine (R)-S-oxide reductase MsrB, with amino-acid sequence MKYAVLIIAFMAIIATALLSINAEEPPANIHQHDLEQAGIEMVAARQDTMPEEDYPFKKSEAEWKEILTSKEYRILRERGTELPYVNEYDDNKREGIYVCGGCGQKLYSSEHKYDSGTGWPSFWKPLADSLVGEREDNSFFMTRTEIVCSNCGGHLGHVFDDGPQPTGLRYCMNSAAMDFIPKDEISADE